From Alloacidobacterium dinghuense:
CGCGGGACAAGCAGTTTGCCAGGCGCAAAGCACGGCCGGTTCAGGCCCGGTCCTCGAGCAGAGGCATCCGCGCTACATCCTACAGCGGGAAGATGTGTTGCTGGTCAGCTTTCCGCTTTCGACGGAGCTGAACCAGACGGTCACGATCCAACCGGACGGTTACATCAACCTACAAAATGCGGGTAGCGTATACGCGCAAGGGCTTACGGCTCCGGAACTAGTCGAGGCCATCAAGAAGGGTTACGCAGGAATTCTTCATGACCCGATCGTGAATATCGACGTGCAGGATTTTCAGAAGCCGCTTTTCACCGTGTCGGGCCAGGTTGGCAAGCCGGGGCAGTATGAGTTGCGCTCCGACATCACGGTGGCAGAGGCGATCGCTGTGGCCGGAGGCATGACGATGCCAACCGCAAAGGCTCAGGTCTTTCTGTTTCACCGTACCTCCAAGGACTGGATGGAAGTGAAACAAGTAAATCTCAAGGACGTATTGAACGGAAAGAACGTGAACGAGGATGCAATGATTATGCCCGGCGACATGATCTATGTGCCGGAGAAGTTCATTGCGAAGTTCAAGAAGTACGTCCCGTACTCGGTTAACGCGGTTGCCGGCTGGTATGGGGTGCCGTAGTCGCGCACTTCTAATCGCCGTCCGGCGCTCCGCTGGTAATAAAAAAGGAGTTGCATCATGCAAAGGATCAACGCTCGACGCCGTCCGACTCCGGAAGAAGAAGGTGTCTCACTGCGCGATTTGGTCGCGCCTCTTTTCCGACAAAATCGGATTCTCATTATCACGCTCGTGGCTTCATTTGTCGTACTGGTTCCGCTGGGACTGCTTTTCCTTTACAAGTACAGGTCGCAGATGGGAATTCTGGTCAATCACGAGCGCGTTGATTCACCTGTCACCACAGGCGTGCCGAACCAGACAATCACCGAGCAGATCGCAGTTGCCGAGGAGGAGATCAATTCCGAGGCCGAACTTCTCCTCAGCCGGGACATTCTAGAAAAAGTCGTGATCGCCAATCACCTGCAGGACAGAGGCTTCTCGCTAAGTAATCTTGTTCCCGGGCATGACGAGTCCTACCGCATTGCTCAGGCAGTGAAAACGCTGGCGCGGAAGATCAAGGTGAGGCCCTCCACCAAGGCGAACATCATCGACGTTTCGTACAGCTCGCACGACCCGAAGCTCTCTTATGCCGTGTTGAATTCGCTGGCCGGGTTTTACCTCGAGAAACACGCGGAAGTGCATCGCCCGCAGGGGTCCTACGAGTTTTTCGCCGCACAAACGAACAGCTACAAAGAGGCCCTCGACGATTCGGAGGCGAAGCTGCGCACCTTTGTGCAAACCTCTGGCGGTGCCGCTCCGGACGTCGAGCGTGCCGACCTCGATCAACAACTGACCACTTCTATCGGCCAACTGCATGCTACGCAGCAGGCTATTGCTGCGGATGAAATGCGCATCCGCAACGATCAAGCCCAGATGAAGACGATCGCGCCGCGCATAACGACACAGTTGTCGTCTGCTCCACCGGACATGCTGTTGCAGAATCTCGGCACGGCGCTGCTGGCAGCGGAAACGAAGCGAACGCAATTGCTGTTGAAATACGACCCGAGTTACCCACTGGTAAAGGAAGCGGATGATGAGGTTGCACAGGCTAAGGCAGCGTTCGAGAAGGCGGAGAACACCAAATACGTAACCGAGGCTACGAATATGGACCCGACCTACGAACTGTTACGTGAAGAGTCGGCCAAGACGCAGTCCGATCTTGCTGCACAGAAGGCCAGTCTCGCCGCGAACGAGGCAAGCATCAACAACCTGCAGTCAAAGATGAGCGATCTGGCCGAAAAAAACCTGGATCTTACTGATTTGGCGCGGGACCAGAAGACCAATGAGGATAATTATCTGCTCTACCTGGCCAAGCGCGAACAGGCAAGGAGTTCAGAGGCGCTGGATAAGACGAAGATTGAAAACGTCGACATCGCCATCCCGCCGACGATTCCAGTCCTCCCGATCATGTCACCAGTGATGGTGGTACTACTGGCGTTTGTGGTCGCAGCATTTTTGAGCATCATGACTGCCTTCGCCTTCGACCACTTCGATTCTTCGTTCCATTCGCCAGCCGAGGTGGTGGACATGCTGGGAATCCCGGTGGTCGTTCCCATGTCAAAGAAAACCGCTTAGGAAGACCATGGTTTTGCGCCATTTCAATCTTCGCGAGCAGCCGTTCGGCGTTACGCCGGATCCACGCTTTCTGTATGCGACAGCGACCCATCGTGAAGCATTGGCTGCGCTGCGGTACGGAATCGAAGCGGGTTTAGGATTCGTATCGCTGATTGCGAACCCGGGGATGGGCAAGACGACAATTCTTTTCGAAGCGCTAGCGCAGCTAGGCGATACGGCGCGAACCGTCTTCCTGTTCCAGTCGATTCAGACTCCCCTCGACCTGTTTCGTGCTTTGCTGATCGATCTGGGTGAGAAAAATCCGCAGGGAAGTGTGGTCGACCTCGAAACCCGCCTCAACGAGATTTTGCTGCAGCAAAACAAGACAGGCAAGAAGCTCATTGTGGTCCTGGACGAAGCGCAGAATCTCGACTTCGCGGTGCTCGAAGCTGTACGCATGTTGTCCAACTTCGAAACGCCGAGCCTGAAATTGGTCCAAATCGTTCTTTGCGGACAGCTGCAGCTCGGCGACCGGCTCGCCGAACCGCAGCTTTTGCAGCTTCGTCAGCGGATCTCGATCTTTGCCAGTCTCCACTCGCTTTCGACAACCGAAGTTGCGAATTACATTCAGCATCGGCTTAAGGTCGCGGGCTACGAGAACGCAAAACCGCTGTTCACCAACGGTGCGATGGAAATGATTGCCCGGCATAGTGGCGGAATTCCGCGAAACATCAACAACATCTGTTTCAACGCGCTTACGATTGGGTGCGCTTTAGGCAAACGATGCATTGAGGCAGAGATCATTCGCGAGGTGATCGGCGACCTCAAGGTGCAGAAGGCGGAACGGAGCGAGCCTATCACCATCACCCAAGCGACCGACGCACGACCGATCATTCCACTGCCCAAGCGCGAAGGAGGTCTTGGTTTGCGCGTCGCTGGATTCGCAGCTGTGTTCTTCGTTGTATCCGTCATGGCTTACGTATTGGTTCTAGCCAGTTCCGGCGACGCGGGGACAGACAAAATTCACCGTGATGCTACGATCAGCACGCACCCGCCCTCGACCCATGCCAACCTTCAGAAGCTTGTTCCAGTCGTTGCGCCGCCCTCGACCGGTACCAAGATTCCAGAGGCAACTCCAACCGTAACCCCGAAGCAGATGCCAGTTTCAACTCCTGCCGCCGACCCGGCGAAAGCCACGCCGCCCACCCAGGTCGACAAACAGAAAGGATCCTCTCCGGCACCTCTGGCTCGTGGGAACAAGGACACTCATATGCAGAGAACCGCCGCCGGTTTCGTGGATCGTCCGGTGACTGCGGGCAACAAGATCCGCCTCGTAGAAGCGCACAGAACACAATCACTGATCGACTTGTGCACCGAACAATTTGGGCGGTGCGAGCCCGCACTTCTGAAGCGAATCATCGAGCTCAATCTGCTACTCGCCGATCCCAACCACATCAAGCAAGGCAACATAATCATCATGCCCGAAGCTGCAACCTCGCCGGAAGTCGACCGTCAAAAGCCGAGCGGCGGATAGACTCATCAGCCTCAGGGGAAAGAGGGAAGTTATGAGCAAGCACTTTGAACTGATGCAGCAGATCGAGAAGGAACGGGTTCAAGAGGTGTCCGACTCCCGGATTCCGTTCTCGGATTTCACGCGGAATGGCAATCATTCCGAGAGCCTTTGGGCAAGCGACGAAGCGCAGCGTCTGGTCCAGCAATTGTTCGTTTTCCAAGTTAAAGAACCGCCGCAGGTGGTGACCTTCGCGGGAATTGATCACGGCAATGGCTGCAGTCGCATTTGCGCAGACGTCGCCGAGACCTTAGCCAAGAACAAGCGCGGGCGCGTGTGCCTTGTCGAAGCTAACTTCCGTTCTCCGGCATTGCCGGGAATGTTCGGCGTGCCGAACCACTTCGGCCTGACCGAGGCTCTGCTGCGCGACGAAGCAGTAAGCCAGTTCGCCAAGCCTCTTCCCCAACAGAATCTCTGGCTGCTTTCGTCCGGCACGCTGGCGGTGGATTCGCCCAGTCTGCTTTCCTCAGTGCAACTGCGCACACGCATCGCCGAACTGAGGCAGGAGTTTGATTTCGTCATTGTGGATGCGCCCCCGCTGAATCGCTATTCGGACGGGATCGTGCTCGGACAGCTCTCCGACGGTCTTGTCCTGGTCATTGAAGCCAACACAACCCGGCGTGAGGCAGCAGCCGCGGTAACAGAGAATCTGCAGGCGGCCAAAGTGCCTATTCTGGCCGCGGTGCTAAACAAACGAACTTTCCCCATTCCTGAGCCCATCTACAAGATCCTCTAAAAAACGCCCACGAACTCTCCCACCTTCTGCGCAAGCCAGCTTGAATGAAACGCTCGTGTTGTGAGCCTAATCTCTCAATTCGGCCTCGTAATTCGTAGCCAATCTCGTTCCCCGTCTTACAAGCTTCACTTTCTTTGTCGTTGATCGTGCGCCATCGCACTCCCCACCCTCAGAAAACCGCGGAGAACTCGCATGAATGATCACCATAGGCTGATAATTGGACTTCTGAAGGTATTCGATCTCGTCCTGGTCGTGCTGGCGTTTGCATTGACCACGATAAGCCGCGTGAAAGCCGAGCACACAGTAACACTCGGCGAGTTCCTCTCAATGCGCGCCAAGATATCGAATCTCGCCATCATTCTCTTCGCCGTTGTCGTTTGCCACGTAATCTTCACGATGTACGGACTGTACCAGTCGCGCAGGTTGACCGGTCGCAAGAGCGAAGCGCTGGACCTATTGCGTGCTACGACAACGTACATCCCTTTTTTTCTGGCTCTAAGCGTTGTGTTTTCGATCCGGATGATCACTATTGCATTCCTGGCGGAGTTCTGGGTCCTGACAACATGCTTCCTGGTCGCCTCCCGATTCATTTTGCGGATTGTGGGCGATCATGTGCGGACACAGGGACGCGATCAGCGCCACATGCTGATTCTGGGTACCAACGGGCGCGCGATCGAGTTTGCGCGCCGCATCCTTGTCAGCCGCGAACGCGGATATCGCCTGCTTGGATTCGTGGACGATGATTGGCCGGGACTCGATGCGCTGAAAAGAGTCGGTTTTTCGGTAGTCAGTGACTATACAGGCTTGGAAGAGTATTTGCGTCGAAACGTGGTAGACGAAGTCGCGATCTATTTACCACTGGGCTCATATTATAAGCACTGTTCCCATGTGGCCAATCTTTGCCAGCAGCACGGAATTACGATGCGGATCCACGCCGACATCTTTGGAGTCAAGTCCACCCGCTGGCGACCCGAGGATTTTGAAGGCGACCAATACATTGCGACCTACACCTCGGCAAGCGAACTTTGGCCACGAACTTTGAAACGCGTCTTCGATATCGTGGTCGCTAGCTTAGCACTTGTCGCCCTGCTCCCGGTCTTCGCGCTTACAGCGGTCGCGGTGAAGCTAAGCTCGCCCGGGCCGATTTTCTTTCGCCAGCAACGCATCGGGTTGAATAAGCGCCGATTCAAAATGCTGAAGTTCCGCTCGATGGTTCACCATGCCGAGGCGCTGATGCCGGCGCTCGAGAAGTGGAATGAAGCCAGCGGTCCAGTTTTCAAAATCAGGAACGATCCCAGGATCACCCCGGTTGGCCAGCTGCTGCGCCGGAGCAGCATCGATGAGCTGCCGCAGCTGCTGAATGTGCTGGCGGGCGATATGAGCCTTGTCGGGCCCCGCCCATTGCCCGTGCGCGACTTTGACGGATTTCACGAAGACTGGCAGCGCCGGCGCTTCAGTGTTAAACCGGGCATCACGTGCCTGTGGCAAGTGCAGGGTCGCAGCGATCTGTCCTTCGAACGGTGGATGGAGCTTGATCTGAAATATCTGGACGAATGGTCGCTGTGGCTCGATCTTAAAATTCTGACTCGTACCGTTCCCGCCGTTTTTCGGGGAGCCGGGGCTGCCTGATCCCGCAGGCGATTCTTCCGCGCCTCCTCGTGGTCTTCTATGTTCTTGCGCCAAAGCTGACACGCAAGGTCTTTGTCGGCTTCCTATCGAAAAACAACAAAAGGAGCTTTCATGAGCGTCGCCATCATAACCGGATCATCGGGGTTGGTCGGATCAGAGGCTGTCAGCTGTTTTGCATCAGTAGGACTGGACGTTGTTGGAATAGACAACGGAATGCGAGCGAAGTTTTTCGGCGATTCGGCATCCACGCACTGGATGACGAAGCGGCTGAAGAAGGATCTGCCCAGATTCCGGCATTACGATGCGGACATTCGTGATGTGGAGAGCATCAACCGCATCTTCGAGGAATACGGCAGAAACATCGAACTCGTCATTCATGCGGCGGCTCAGCCCTCGCACGACTGGGCGGCCGGAGACCCCTTCACGGACTTCAGCGTAAACGCGAACGGCACTTCGACGATACTGGAAGCGACGCGTATGTGCGCGCCCGACGCGGTTTTCATCTACATGTCGACAAACAAGGTCTACGGAGACCGGCCCAACGAACTGCCCCTGATCGAACAGGAGACGCGGTGGGAGATCGATCCAAGCCACGAATACGCGTGCGGAATTCCGGAGACGATGTCGATCGATGGCACGCTGCACAGCCTGTTTGGCGCTTCGAAGATTGCGGCCGACATCCTTGTCCAGGAATACGGGCGCTATTTCGGCATGAAGACAATCTGTTTCCGCGGCGGCTGTCTTACGGGTCCGAATCACTCTGGAACCATGCTCCATGGCTTTCTGGCGTATCTCATGAAATGCGCCGTTACAGGAACTCCCTATACGATCTACGGCTACAAAGGGAAACAGGTTCGCGACAACATCCATGCTATAGACCTGGTGCGGGCATTCGACAGTGTATTCAGGAATCCGCGCCCCGGCGAGGTCTATAACATCGGCGGGGGCCGGCATAGCAACTGTTCGATGCAGGAGGCGATTTCGCTGTGCGAGCAGATCTCGCAAAAACAGTTCAACTGTAAATATGTCGAAGCAAACCGGCGTGGCGATCACATCTGGTGGGTCAGTGACTTGCGCCGGTTTCAGTCTCATTATCCCGAATGGAAAGTCACTTTTGACGTTCCCAGAATACTGAACGAGATCTATCAGTTGAACGTGGAGCGTTGGAGTGAGCTATGCGTC
This genomic window contains:
- a CDS encoding polysaccharide biosynthesis/export family protein, with protein sequence MKMRKILSSVVFALCAIVFGLLAGQAVCQAQSTAGSGPVLEQRHPRYILQREDVLLVSFPLSTELNQTVTIQPDGYINLQNAGSVYAQGLTAPELVEAIKKGYAGILHDPIVNIDVQDFQKPLFTVSGQVGKPGQYELRSDITVAEAIAVAGGMTMPTAKAQVFLFHRTSKDWMEVKQVNLKDVLNGKNVNEDAMIMPGDMIYVPEKFIAKFKKYVPYSVNAVAGWYGVP
- a CDS encoding GumC family protein is translated as MQRINARRRPTPEEEGVSLRDLVAPLFRQNRILIITLVASFVVLVPLGLLFLYKYRSQMGILVNHERVDSPVTTGVPNQTITEQIAVAEEEINSEAELLLSRDILEKVVIANHLQDRGFSLSNLVPGHDESYRIAQAVKTLARKIKVRPSTKANIIDVSYSSHDPKLSYAVLNSLAGFYLEKHAEVHRPQGSYEFFAAQTNSYKEALDDSEAKLRTFVQTSGGAAPDVERADLDQQLTTSIGQLHATQQAIAADEMRIRNDQAQMKTIAPRITTQLSSAPPDMLLQNLGTALLAAETKRTQLLLKYDPSYPLVKEADDEVAQAKAAFEKAENTKYVTEATNMDPTYELLREESAKTQSDLAAQKASLAANEASINNLQSKMSDLAEKNLDLTDLARDQKTNEDNYLLYLAKREQARSSEALDKTKIENVDIAIPPTIPVLPIMSPVMVVLLAFVVAAFLSIMTAFAFDHFDSSFHSPAEVVDMLGIPVVVPMSKKTA
- a CDS encoding ExeA family protein, which translates into the protein MVLRHFNLREQPFGVTPDPRFLYATATHREALAALRYGIEAGLGFVSLIANPGMGKTTILFEALAQLGDTARTVFLFQSIQTPLDLFRALLIDLGEKNPQGSVVDLETRLNEILLQQNKTGKKLIVVLDEAQNLDFAVLEAVRMLSNFETPSLKLVQIVLCGQLQLGDRLAEPQLLQLRQRISIFASLHSLSTTEVANYIQHRLKVAGYENAKPLFTNGAMEMIARHSGGIPRNINNICFNALTIGCALGKRCIEAEIIREVIGDLKVQKAERSEPITITQATDARPIIPLPKREGGLGLRVAGFAAVFFVVSVMAYVLVLASSGDAGTDKIHRDATISTHPPSTHANLQKLVPVVAPPSTGTKIPEATPTVTPKQMPVSTPAADPAKATPPTQVDKQKGSSPAPLARGNKDTHMQRTAAGFVDRPVTAGNKIRLVEAHRTQSLIDLCTEQFGRCEPALLKRIIELNLLLADPNHIKQGNIIIMPEAATSPEVDRQKPSGG
- a CDS encoding CpsD/CapB family tyrosine-protein kinase, whose amino-acid sequence is MSKHFELMQQIEKERVQEVSDSRIPFSDFTRNGNHSESLWASDEAQRLVQQLFVFQVKEPPQVVTFAGIDHGNGCSRICADVAETLAKNKRGRVCLVEANFRSPALPGMFGVPNHFGLTEALLRDEAVSQFAKPLPQQNLWLLSSGTLAVDSPSLLSSVQLRTRIAELRQEFDFVIVDAPPLNRYSDGIVLGQLSDGLVLVIEANTTRREAAAAVTENLQAAKVPILAAVLNKRTFPIPEPIYKIL
- a CDS encoding sugar transferase — its product is MNDHHRLIIGLLKVFDLVLVVLAFALTTISRVKAEHTVTLGEFLSMRAKISNLAIILFAVVVCHVIFTMYGLYQSRRLTGRKSEALDLLRATTTYIPFFLALSVVFSIRMITIAFLAEFWVLTTCFLVASRFILRIVGDHVRTQGRDQRHMLILGTNGRAIEFARRILVSRERGYRLLGFVDDDWPGLDALKRVGFSVVSDYTGLEEYLRRNVVDEVAIYLPLGSYYKHCSHVANLCQQHGITMRIHADIFGVKSTRWRPEDFEGDQYIATYTSASELWPRTLKRVFDIVVASLALVALLPVFALTAVAVKLSSPGPIFFRQQRIGLNKRRFKMLKFRSMVHHAEALMPALEKWNEASGPVFKIRNDPRITPVGQLLRRSSIDELPQLLNVLAGDMSLVGPRPLPVRDFDGFHEDWQRRRFSVKPGITCLWQVQGRSDLSFERWMELDLKYLDEWSLWLDLKILTRTVPAVFRGAGAA
- a CDS encoding NAD-dependent epimerase/dehydratase family protein — protein: MSVAIITGSSGLVGSEAVSCFASVGLDVVGIDNGMRAKFFGDSASTHWMTKRLKKDLPRFRHYDADIRDVESINRIFEEYGRNIELVIHAAAQPSHDWAAGDPFTDFSVNANGTSTILEATRMCAPDAVFIYMSTNKVYGDRPNELPLIEQETRWEIDPSHEYACGIPETMSIDGTLHSLFGASKIAADILVQEYGRYFGMKTICFRGGCLTGPNHSGTMLHGFLAYLMKCAVTGTPYTIYGYKGKQVRDNIHAIDLVRAFDSVFRNPRPGEVYNIGGGRHSNCSMQEAISLCEQISQKQFNCKYVEANRRGDHIWWVSDLRRFQSHYPEWKVTFDVPRILNEIYQLNVERWSELCVS